Within the Malus sylvestris chromosome 4, drMalSylv7.2, whole genome shotgun sequence genome, the region TACCGAATTAACTTCAGTTGCGTACTACAATGGACGGTACATGTTGCACTTTGTAAAAATCCTCTCCTTCACTTCCAATGTTGATCTTGAATAAGCATCCGTATATCTCCAATTCCTGAAGTGTTTTCACAAACCTCAGAGAATCCGGAATCGTCTTCAGTTTGGTGCAATTTGATATTTCCAAACGACAAAGACTAGGCAGGGCTCCTTCTTCCATCGTCCAATCCTCTAACTTAGAAAACCCTCGGAGGAGTAGAGACTTGAGTTTTGGGAAACCTTGGTTAGAGCAGACCATTTTCTTCCCCATGAACATTTGCCATCCGCTTAAAATTCTCAAGTTCGGCAGTTTTTCCAGTGTTGGCATTGGATCTTCCTCAAGTTTAGAGCCCCACAATGTTAACTTGGCAAGGTTTGGAGGGAACTGATGGTATTCTGGCAGCTTCTCTATCCGCCCTTCCACATGCAATTTTTTAAGACGACGACAGCTTAACATTACTTGTGTAACATCAACAACCTCATCAGGGAATGAAAGTGTCTCACTTGTCAAGGACAAAGACTCAAGGCAGCTTAACGTTCTGTTTTGGGGattgaaaattttcaacaaaTTATTGAAATGTTTTGGATCATTCAACACCAATTTTCTAAGATTGGTCAGCTTGCGAAGATCTTCTACGTCGCATTTGTTTGCAGGAAAGTTTACGAGTGTCTGCAAGTTGATCAGATTTCCCAGTTGCAGCTTATCAACTGCATTGCCACACCACTTGGGAAGATATAAATGCCTTAGCCCTTCCATCTTCCAAATCACATTCGGAATTTGCACTGTTGGGTCCCAACTCAATTTGCTTAAGGTTTGCAAATTTAGAGTTTTCAAGTGGATCAAATTGCCGATGGATGATGGCAATGCTTGTATACGTGTTTTCTTCAAACTTAGAAACTGCAACTGAACCAATCCCCCGATATCTTTAGGTAACTTTTCGTATGGTCCCTTGACACCTTCAAGATCGAGAACTTTGAGCATTTTGAActccaaaattgtttttgtAAGCTGCCAACTTACCAATCTACACTTGCTTGCATGGAAATATATAAGTGACCTGAGACTGAGGTTGGAATCTTCTTTGTACTTAGACGGGATAAGATTATCGACATCTGAAGGTAAGAAGACAGCAAGTCTGCGAGTTTTACCAGTTGATTTTGCTTCAGAAAGCAtgcgagaagaagaagaagaatccaCCATCATACCTTCATCCAAACAGCGAACAGTCTGGAGAAAATTTTCCTGCTTTGCTTTCGACAAGCACAAGTCACGCATAAGATCATGGAGGCGGCAAGTTTTAATTCTTCCAGTTGAGCCGAGAGCTCCCACTTGAACCATGCACCTATTAATCAAGTAACCCAAGTAGCGTTCCGCAACATCCTCTATTGTTTCATCTCCCTCTGCTTCATGGTGTGGCGATACAATGCCTTCTGCAATCCATAATTGAACCAGTTTTCTCCTCggaatttcaaaatcttccggAAAATGGCTCAAATAAAGGAAACAGGGTTTCAATATAAAAGGCAAATCATGATAACTCAAAGCCAAAACCTCAGGTACCGTAGAGTGTTGCTCATGCCCTTTGGCTCGCTTTAGATACGAAAGAATATCTCTGAGGACGATATCCCACTCGTGCACTGTTTCTTTAGTGGCCAAAAGTCCTCCAAGCACAACAATGGCCAAAGGCAAGCCAGCACACTTTTTCACCATTTCCCTCCCTAACTGCTCCTTATCTTTGCTTCTGATaaaatctgcaatattaaagaagaaaacaattTAGCAAAACTCTCTCAGTTGGGAATAGCAATCCTATAAGAAAATGTGATGAAACAGAGTATGCACATAAAGGATCAACAACTAAACAATATATGTAGGTTCCCAAAATTTCTGAGACaccattatttttttgttttaaaattctTCGCATATAGGAAATCAAGAATTTGAATTAGGATCCGTGAAACTGAAGAAATGATTGCAAATCTGAAGTAGTGATGGCATTTTATTCATTTATGGATCCTTGGTAGGGTAGATTTTAATGACAAACTTCAAATTATATACCTTGCAAGAAGAGAAGTTATTAATTTCTGGGTTAGATCGTATTAAGTTTCTAACTAGTTAGCGCTTagtactatttatataattaggaaaTGCATATTGATACAAAATCCGGATGCATACTTAAGAAATTGGAATGGTAAACTACCTGGATCACCATTTCTTGGAAATGCCTTCTTCTGAAGCAACTCCCAACCCTCTTCTTCAGTTAAGTTCCTCGGCTCATGAAGGCCGCTTCGGTCTACAAAGGAAGCTAAGTCCTTATTACGAGTTGTAAGCAATATTCTGCTGCACCCTTTTCCCGACGATGGAAAGGCAGGACTTAGAATTTTCCAGGCCTCAATCGACCAAATGTCATCAAGAACCACCAAATATTTCTTCTCTATTTGAACTTGATAAAGCTTCTTTGCAAGCTCTTCGTCTCTCAATTTCAAAATGTGATCCCTCTCCTCTTTCGATGGAGAGGTTAGCTTAATCAGAATGCCTTCCCAAACATCTCTTGGTTTGCATTGTTGAGATATATAAGCCCACGCAGAAGCGTCAAAATAACGCCTAACATGATCATTGCGGTAAATTTCCTTGGCAAGAGTGGTCTTCCCCAAACCGCCCATCCCACAAATGGACACAACTCGACCGTGTTTTTCTTCATTCATGAGCTCCGCCACTAGTTCGTTTATGCTTCCTTGTAAACCAACGATATGGT harbors:
- the LOC126618029 gene encoding putative disease resistance protein At1g50180 — translated: MAESVVYFVIERLGDLLIEKATFLHGVKQNVEQIRVELSRMQCFLKDADKRQDEDDSIRNWVSEIREVAYDAEDVIGSFTIKIATPISNPLKRYACFFNQASNLYGVGSEIEAIKARISDLTRSTQTYGLTVVRDHQGSSSIAFEKQRQLRWSYSHVIDDHIVGLQGSINELVAELMNEEKHGRVVSICGMGGLGKTTLAKEIYRNDHVRRYFDASAWAYISQQCKPRDVWEGILIKLTSPSKEERDHILKLRDEELAKKLYQVQIEKKYLVVLDDIWSIEAWKILSPAFPSSGKGCSRILLTTRNKDLASFVDRSGLHEPRNLTEEEGWELLQKKAFPRNGDPDFIRSKDKEQLGREMVKKCAGLPLAIVVLGGLLATKETVHEWDIVLRDILSYLKRAKGHEQHSTVPEVLALSYHDLPFILKPCFLYLSHFPEDFEIPRRKLVQLWIAEGIVSPHHEAEGDETIEDVAERYLGYLINRCMVQVGALGSTGRIKTCRLHDLMRDLCLSKAKQENFLQTVRCLDEGMMVDSSSSSRMLSEAKSTGKTRRLAVFLPSDVDNLIPSKYKEDSNLSLRSLIYFHASKCRLVSWQLTKTILEFKMLKVLDLEGVKGPYEKLPKDIGGLVQLQFLSLKKTRIQALPSSIGNLIHLKTLNLQTLSKLSWDPTVQIPNVIWKMEGLRHLYLPKWCGNAVDKLQLGNLINLQTLVNFPANKCDVEDLRKLTNLRKLVLNDPKHFNNLLKIFNPQNRTLSCLESLSLTSETLSFPDEVVDVTQVMLSCRRLKKLHVEGRIEKLPEYHQFPPNLAKLTLWGSKLEEDPMPTLEKLPNLRILSGWQMFMGKKMVCSNQGFPKLKSLLLRGFSKLEDWTMEEGALPSLCRLEISNCTKLKTIPDSLRFVKTLQELEIYGCLFKINIGSEGEDFYKVQHVPSIVVRN